From Actinoplanes oblitus, a single genomic window includes:
- a CDS encoding VOC family protein: MRMELVTLIVDDYDPAIEFFTGLLGFALVEDSPSTTTDGRPKRWVVVRPPGAETGLLLARADGDRQRAVAGDQTAGRVGFFLRVDDFDAVHRRLLDAGVTFTRPPRTEPYGRVAVFLDIAGNQWDLLGPA, translated from the coding sequence ATGCGGATGGAGCTGGTCACGTTGATCGTCGACGACTACGACCCGGCGATCGAGTTCTTCACCGGCCTGCTCGGCTTCGCGCTCGTCGAGGACTCGCCGTCGACGACCACCGACGGCCGGCCCAAGCGCTGGGTCGTGGTCCGCCCGCCCGGCGCGGAAACCGGCCTCCTGCTGGCGCGGGCCGACGGGGACCGGCAGCGCGCGGTGGCCGGCGACCAGACCGCGGGCCGGGTCGGGTTCTTCCTCCGGGTGGACGACTTCGACGCGGTCCACCGCCGCCTGCTCGACGCGGGCGTGACCTTCACCCGCCCGCCTCGCACCGAGCCGTACGGCCGGGTCGCCGTCTTCCTGGACATCGCGGGTAATCAGTGGGATCTCCTGGGGCCCGCCTGA
- a CDS encoding TIGR03619 family F420-dependent LLM class oxidoreductase: MRLGVNLPQTNKFDLARDVTEFARAAEEIGYDSLWAYERILAPEDTSGAHGLYGVPGLPWPESYAHTTDALVTLTLAAAVTSRVELGTGVLIPGLHLPFRLARSLAALDAASGGRVIAGLGTGWSIDEFAATAPRPIAERGAALDEFLDVAGAVWGPDPVTFGNERYRLAPSRVNPKPARPIPVFLAGGNRTALARIVRRADGWLPTGIPPRQVGEVLAGLRAQAVEAGRDPAAIGCVFQLGVRDLTEVPATGRRPYTGGPAQIAEDLAALAEAGVDHAYVTLTSAAGDLKELIAVAQRLHTEARAAGL, from the coding sequence ATGCGGCTCGGTGTGAACCTTCCTCAGACCAACAAGTTCGACCTGGCGCGTGACGTCACCGAGTTCGCCCGGGCGGCCGAGGAGATCGGCTACGACAGCCTGTGGGCCTATGAGCGGATCCTGGCGCCGGAGGACACCAGCGGGGCGCACGGGCTCTACGGCGTTCCGGGCCTGCCCTGGCCGGAGAGCTACGCGCACACCACCGACGCGCTGGTCACCCTGACCCTGGCGGCGGCGGTGACCAGCCGGGTCGAGCTCGGGACCGGGGTGCTGATCCCGGGGCTGCACCTGCCGTTCCGGCTGGCCCGCAGCCTGGCCGCGCTGGACGCGGCGTCCGGTGGGCGGGTGATCGCCGGGCTGGGCACCGGCTGGTCGATCGACGAGTTCGCGGCCACCGCGCCGCGGCCGATCGCCGAGCGGGGTGCCGCGCTCGACGAGTTCCTGGACGTCGCCGGCGCGGTCTGGGGGCCGGACCCGGTGACGTTCGGGAACGAGCGGTACCGGCTGGCGCCCAGCCGGGTGAACCCGAAGCCGGCCCGGCCGATCCCGGTCTTCCTGGCCGGCGGCAACCGGACGGCGCTGGCCCGGATCGTCCGGCGGGCCGACGGATGGCTGCCGACGGGGATCCCGCCACGGCAGGTGGGCGAGGTTCTCGCCGGGCTGCGGGCACAGGCGGTCGAGGCCGGCCGCGATCCGGCCGCGATCGGCTGCGTCTTCCAATTGGGGGTGCGCGACCTGACGGAGGTCCCGGCCACGGGACGCCGGCCGTACACCGGCGGCCCGGCGCAGATCGCCGAGGATCTCGCCGCGCTGGCCGAGGCCGGTGTCGACCACGCCTACGTGACCCTGACCTCGGCGGCCGGCGACCTCAAGGAGCTGATCGCCGTGGCCCAGCGGCTGCACACGGAGGCCCGCGCCGCCGGCCTCTGA
- a CDS encoding MBL fold metallo-hydrolase, whose amino-acid sequence MSASSRVSVRPIAVAGRHSINAYLLLGRRPVLVDAGLPGTGRRIVDGIAGHGVDPADLALIVLTHAHIDHFGAAAHVSRLTGAPIAAHRADLVPYRAGRAREPYLPTGPFGAVMSRLPALHHTVQPVEPEVVLDGPQRLDDFGVAGSIMPTPGHTAGSVSVLTDAGDLVAGDLVASPFLGSITGRPANPPFHDDPVTNLASLRAMLALKPVALHVGHGGRLDPDRVARWADRQERRLDRLAARGRIRHRPAEA is encoded by the coding sequence ATGTCAGCGTCATCCCGGGTCAGCGTGCGGCCCATCGCCGTCGCCGGCCGGCACTCCATCAACGCCTACCTGCTGCTCGGCCGCCGGCCCGTGCTCGTCGACGCCGGCCTCCCCGGCACCGGGCGGCGGATCGTGGACGGGATCGCCGGGCACGGCGTCGACCCGGCCGACCTGGCCCTGATCGTGCTCACCCACGCCCACATCGACCACTTCGGCGCCGCGGCGCACGTGAGCCGGCTGACCGGGGCGCCGATCGCGGCGCACCGCGCCGACCTGGTTCCCTACCGGGCCGGGCGGGCGCGGGAGCCGTACCTGCCGACCGGCCCGTTCGGGGCGGTGATGAGCCGGCTGCCGGCGTTGCACCACACGGTCCAGCCGGTCGAGCCGGAGGTGGTCCTGGACGGTCCGCAGCGGCTCGACGACTTCGGGGTGGCCGGTTCGATCATGCCAACGCCGGGGCACACGGCCGGCTCGGTCTCGGTGCTCACCGACGCCGGCGACCTGGTCGCCGGGGACCTGGTGGCGAGCCCGTTCCTCGGCTCGATCACCGGCCGGCCGGCCAATCCGCCGTTCCACGACGATCCGGTCACCAACCTGGCCAGTCTCCGGGCCATGCTCGCCCTGAAGCCGGTGGCGCTGCACGTCGGGCACGGGGGCCGGCTCGACCCGGACCGGGTCGCCCGGTGGGCCGACCGCCAGGAACGCCGGCTCGACCGGCTCGCGGCCCGCGGCCGGATCCGGCACCGCCCCGCCGAGGCGTGA
- a CDS encoding TetR/AcrR family transcriptional regulator, with product MARDTRERIVAVARDLIHGASLAEVSTEDVCRAAGVHKGSLYHFFPSKEVLAGAVLEHNWDMMHAMLEEAFTGDVPPLDRIDRFVDGFARMLAAMRERFGATPGCPLGGLATEVARQGEDGRARAGRVLSSWTSYFAAAVSEAKGRGEVPAGVDPAGAALRVLALMQGLALLAEARDDPALMLLAKADIRLLLQATH from the coding sequence ATGGCGCGAGACACCCGCGAACGCATCGTGGCGGTGGCCCGCGACCTGATCCACGGCGCGTCGCTGGCCGAGGTCAGCACCGAGGACGTGTGCCGGGCCGCCGGCGTCCACAAGGGCAGCCTCTACCACTTCTTCCCGTCCAAGGAGGTGCTGGCCGGCGCGGTCCTGGAGCACAACTGGGACATGATGCACGCGATGCTGGAGGAGGCGTTCACCGGCGACGTCCCGCCCCTCGACCGGATCGACCGGTTCGTCGACGGCTTCGCGCGGATGCTGGCGGCGATGCGGGAGCGGTTCGGGGCCACGCCGGGCTGCCCGCTCGGCGGCCTCGCCACCGAGGTCGCCCGGCAGGGCGAGGACGGGCGGGCGCGGGCCGGGCGGGTCCTGAGCTCCTGGACGTCCTACTTCGCCGCCGCCGTCAGCGAGGCGAAGGGGCGCGGTGAGGTGCCGGCCGGCGTCGACCCGGCCGGCGCCGCCCTCCGGGTGCTGGCCCTGATGCAGGGTCTGGCCCTGCTCGCCGAGGCGCGCGACGACCCCGCCCTGATGCTGCTCGCCAAGGCCGACATCCGGCTGCTGCTGCAAGCAACCCACTGA
- a CDS encoding family 78 glycoside hydrolase catalytic domain has translation MKGLLAAVTAALLLVPAPGTAAAADPPVGLGGAHWIWYPEGEPATSAPVATRYLRRTFSVAAADIPDAQLVVTGDDTVDVWVNGTRLAGSPRTTDSWRRAIHVDLAGSLHPGANTVAVAARNSGGPAGVLGRLRAGTVDLVTDGSWRAASAVPENWADPDFSDAAWTTARDLGAYGAGPWGGGVALPDPGAASPVSVTGLTVNRQVDPVGVDGVRFGWRLASEAGGQMQGRYQITVGTTPGAADVWDSGTVASTRQTDIGYGGPALAGNRTYHWRVRVWDAQGRPGAWSPSARFDTGITMTAAFVGAPPAGDLSGANWIWYPEGDPASSAPVATRYFRRTVSLAAGTTMVVTGDDTADVWIDGTQVSASPRVTDSWKTAATVTVPAGTHTIAIAAANTTVSPAGLIAKLGATVTDGSWKSSTAGPGGWQQPGFDDSGWAAAKVLAGYGSGPWGSQVLVSSPAPYLRKGFTVGKPVARARLFTTALGLHDTYLNGVKVGVDRLAPGWTDYDKRLQYRGFDVTAAIRQGDNALAAQLGRGWYAGNIGFAGSQRYGTQPWYAAQLIVEFTDGTSATVRTDGSWRTTPSNVRADDLYAGETQDARRIVGDWNAAGFDDSSWTPVTVRSGTRPTLVPQLDPGVTVQRELRPVAITQPRPGVFIADLGQNFAGWDRLRVGGPAGTTVTLRHGEILNADGTLYTANLRAAQATDRFTLAGTGTETFEPRFTVHGYRYVEITGFPGTPTADSLTGLAAWTNGPATGTFTSSDATLNKVGQAILWGARSNLLSIPTDCPQRDERLGWTGDIAAFGATSTFNFDTYGLLDKFTTDLVDAQHADGAFTDVAPDVLGGAGKAGWGDAGVIVPYTIWQRFGDLGPADRAFPAMTRWVDYLRSTAGADLIRDQDTYGDWLNVDDGTGNDLTSTAYFGWSARLVARMAAATGRDAQAASYGTLADRIATAFTNRFVAADGTVGTNSQTGYVLALAFGLVPENRAQGVADKLAAKVASRGGHLSVGFMGVENLLPVLADHGHADTAYQILQQPGYPGWGYMISRGATTIWERWDGIRPDGSPQDPGMNSFNHYGLGSVGDWLYRQVGGVAPAAPGYARVLLAPKPGGTLTSASSDLTTAYGRVATAWSRSGSAITLRVVVATGTTATVRVPGAAVTSAPAEAVPVGGTSYALGAGTYTFTSTV, from the coding sequence ATGAAGGGTTTGCTCGCGGCCGTGACGGCCGCACTTCTGCTGGTACCGGCGCCGGGGACGGCCGCGGCGGCGGATCCGCCGGTCGGGCTCGGCGGGGCGCACTGGATCTGGTATCCCGAGGGCGAGCCGGCGACCAGCGCGCCGGTCGCCACCCGTTACCTGCGCCGCACCTTCTCCGTCGCGGCCGCCGACATCCCGGACGCGCAGCTGGTCGTCACCGGCGACGACACTGTCGACGTCTGGGTCAACGGCACCCGGCTGGCCGGCTCCCCGCGCACCACCGACTCCTGGAGACGGGCGATCCACGTCGACCTGGCCGGGTCGCTGCACCCCGGCGCCAACACGGTCGCCGTCGCCGCGCGCAACAGTGGCGGGCCGGCCGGCGTCCTCGGGCGGCTGCGCGCCGGCACGGTGGACCTCGTCACCGACGGCTCCTGGCGCGCCGCTTCCGCCGTACCGGAGAACTGGGCCGACCCGGACTTCTCCGATGCCGCCTGGACCACCGCGCGGGATCTCGGCGCCTATGGCGCCGGGCCGTGGGGTGGCGGGGTGGCGCTGCCGGATCCGGGCGCGGCGTCGCCGGTGAGCGTCACCGGCCTGACAGTGAACCGGCAGGTCGACCCGGTCGGCGTGGACGGCGTGCGGTTCGGCTGGCGGCTCGCCTCCGAGGCCGGCGGCCAGATGCAGGGCCGCTACCAGATCACCGTGGGGACCACGCCGGGCGCGGCCGACGTCTGGGACAGCGGCACTGTCGCCTCGACGCGGCAGACCGACATCGGGTACGGCGGGCCGGCACTCGCCGGCAACCGCACCTACCACTGGCGCGTCCGGGTCTGGGACGCTCAGGGGCGGCCGGGAGCGTGGAGCCCGAGCGCCCGGTTCGACACCGGCATCACGATGACAGCGGCCTTCGTCGGCGCCCCGCCGGCCGGCGACCTGAGCGGCGCGAACTGGATCTGGTACCCGGAGGGCGACCCGGCGTCGAGCGCGCCGGTGGCGACCCGGTACTTCCGCCGGACGGTGAGTCTCGCGGCGGGCACCACGATGGTGGTGACCGGGGACGACACCGCCGACGTGTGGATCGACGGGACGCAGGTCTCGGCGAGTCCCCGGGTGACCGACTCGTGGAAGACCGCCGCGACGGTGACGGTGCCGGCCGGCACGCACACCATCGCGATCGCCGCCGCCAACACCACGGTGAGCCCGGCCGGCCTGATCGCCAAGCTCGGCGCGACGGTCACCGACGGCTCGTGGAAGTCCTCGACCGCCGGGCCGGGCGGCTGGCAGCAGCCCGGGTTCGACGACTCCGGATGGGCCGCCGCCAAGGTCCTGGCCGGTTACGGCAGCGGGCCGTGGGGCAGCCAGGTGCTGGTCTCCTCCCCCGCGCCCTACCTGCGCAAGGGGTTCACCGTCGGCAAGCCGGTGGCCCGGGCGCGGCTGTTCACCACCGCGCTCGGCCTGCACGACACCTACCTCAACGGGGTCAAGGTCGGCGTCGACCGGCTCGCACCCGGCTGGACCGATTACGACAAGCGGCTGCAGTACCGGGGGTTCGACGTCACCGCCGCGATCAGGCAGGGCGACAACGCGCTGGCCGCGCAGCTCGGCCGCGGCTGGTACGCCGGGAACATCGGATTCGCCGGGAGCCAGCGGTACGGCACTCAGCCCTGGTACGCCGCCCAGTTGATCGTCGAGTTCACCGACGGCACCTCGGCCACCGTGCGGACCGACGGCAGCTGGCGCACCACGCCGAGCAATGTCCGCGCCGACGACCTCTACGCGGGCGAGACACAGGACGCCCGGCGGATCGTCGGCGACTGGAACGCCGCGGGCTTCGACGACAGCTCCTGGACACCGGTGACGGTCCGGAGCGGCACCCGGCCCACCCTGGTCCCGCAGCTCGACCCGGGCGTGACCGTGCAGCGGGAGCTGCGCCCGGTCGCGATCACCCAGCCTCGGCCCGGCGTCTTCATCGCCGACCTCGGGCAGAACTTCGCCGGCTGGGACCGGCTGCGGGTCGGCGGCCCGGCGGGCACCACCGTCACCCTGCGGCACGGCGAGATCCTCAACGCCGACGGCACCCTCTACACCGCGAACCTGCGGGCCGCCCAGGCCACCGACCGGTTCACCCTGGCCGGCACCGGGACTGAAACGTTCGAACCCCGATTCACCGTGCACGGCTACCGGTACGTCGAGATCACCGGCTTCCCCGGCACCCCCACCGCGGACAGCCTCACCGGCCTCGCGGCGTGGACCAACGGCCCGGCCACCGGCACGTTCACCAGCTCGGACGCCACGCTCAACAAGGTCGGGCAGGCCATCCTCTGGGGTGCCCGGTCGAACCTGCTCTCCATCCCGACCGACTGCCCGCAGCGCGACGAGCGACTCGGCTGGACCGGGGACATCGCCGCGTTCGGGGCCACGTCGACGTTCAACTTCGACACCTACGGGCTGCTCGACAAGTTCACCACCGACCTGGTGGACGCCCAGCACGCCGACGGCGCGTTCACCGACGTGGCGCCGGACGTGCTCGGTGGCGCCGGCAAGGCGGGCTGGGGCGACGCCGGCGTGATCGTGCCGTACACGATCTGGCAGCGCTTCGGCGACCTGGGACCGGCCGACCGGGCGTTCCCCGCGATGACCCGCTGGGTGGACTACCTGCGGAGCACCGCCGGCGCGGACCTGATCCGCGACCAGGACACCTACGGCGACTGGCTGAACGTCGACGACGGCACCGGCAACGACCTGACCAGCACGGCGTACTTCGGCTGGTCGGCCCGGCTGGTGGCGCGGATGGCGGCGGCCACCGGGCGCGACGCGCAGGCCGCCTCCTACGGCACGCTGGCCGACCGGATCGCGACCGCCTTCACCAACCGGTTCGTCGCCGCCGACGGGACCGTCGGCACCAACAGCCAGACCGGGTACGTCCTGGCCCTCGCCTTCGGGCTGGTACCGGAGAACCGGGCGCAGGGGGTCGCCGACAAGCTGGCCGCCAAGGTGGCGTCCCGGGGCGGCCACCTCTCGGTCGGCTTCATGGGCGTGGAGAATCTGCTGCCGGTGCTGGCCGACCACGGGCACGCCGACACCGCGTACCAGATCCTGCAACAGCCCGGCTATCCCGGCTGGGGCTACATGATCTCGCGGGGCGCCACCACGATCTGGGAGCGCTGGGACGGCATCCGCCCGGACGGCAGCCCGCAGGACCCGGGGATGAACTCGTTCAACCACTACGGGCTCGGCTCGGTCGGTGACTGGCTTTACCGCCAGGTCGGAGGCGTCGCCCCGGCCGCGCCCGGTTATGCCCGGGTGCTGCTGGCGCCCAAGCCGGGCGGCACGCTGACGTCCGCGTCGTCCGACCTGACCACGGCTTACGGCCGGGTCGCGACCGCCTGGAGCCGGTCCGGGTCCGCTATCACGTTGCGGGTGGTCGTCGCCACCGGCACCACGGCTACGGTACGCGTACCCGGCGCCGCCGTGACCTCCGCGCCGGCCGAGGCGGTACCGGTCGGCGGTACGTCGTACGCCCTCGGCGCCGGCACCTACACCTTCACGTCGACCGTCTGA